Proteins encoded together in one Candidatus Binataceae bacterium window:
- a CDS encoding GNAT family N-acetyltransferase has protein sequence MEVKLAKIDRSNWLAAIELKVLPEQRAFVATPIFSLAAALVRRWGDEYVYASHLICDGPAAVGFVCTVCDPTTTEEYWIDDILIDEHYQGRGYGRAAMVEVIRLTRREYPRCAVVKLSCHADNQQAARLYLSIGFKATGELNSASGHPNYELAGEALRAYREA, from the coding sequence ATGGAAGTTAAACTCGCGAAAATCGACCGCAGCAACTGGCTGGCCGCGATTGAGTTAAAAGTTTTACCCGAACAGAGAGCCTTCGTCGCAACGCCGATCTTTTCGCTCGCCGCGGCTTTAGTGCGGCGCTGGGGTGACGAATATGTGTACGCGTCGCATCTGATTTGCGACGGCCCGGCGGCAGTCGGTTTTGTCTGCACAGTCTGCGACCCCACCACCACTGAGGAATACTGGATCGACGACATTCTGATCGATGAGCACTATCAAGGGCGCGGCTATGGTCGCGCGGCGATGGTGGAAGTAATCCGGCTGACGCGGCGCGAGTATCCGCGTTGCGCGGTGGTCAAGCTGAGCTGCCACGCCGACAACCAACAGGCCGCACGGCTCTATCTGAGCATCGGTTTCAAGGCGACGGGTGAACTCAATTCCGCGAGCGGACATCCGAACTACGAGTTGGCGGGCGAAGCGCTGCGCGCCTATCGCGAGGCTTGA
- a CDS encoding efflux RND transporter periplasmic adaptor subunit, with protein MSEPISGDLKNYQPHQPGRFYLAGWIILIIVVLCATIGLILVHGSRLRGETADRANELALGPRVLVAQVGQAPQTRTLELPGTIHGFIETPVYAKVAGYLKSIKVDKGDRVHTGELLATLESPELDHQVANAIATYRLAQVTDRRNQELLRSGVIARQTADETHANLLETKATLDQLAATRDYEQIRAPMDGVVTARYVDPGALIPQSTAPTSANTALIALATLSPLRIYADVPQSVAPFVKDGDAATITVTEYPGRVFEGNVTRHPQALTSATRTMLIEVDLPNDDHALLPGMYAKLNFRATVPEGPPLVPDDALVFRDGKPFVPLVQDNRLRLAAVALGYDDGINVEVTKGVAAQDLVALNVGQAARDGEPVRPMTAEQAQ; from the coding sequence ATGTCCGAACCAATTAGTGGCGATCTGAAGAACTACCAGCCACACCAACCGGGCCGTTTCTATCTGGCCGGCTGGATCATCCTGATCATCGTCGTGCTCTGCGCCACGATCGGGTTGATCCTCGTGCACGGCTCGCGCCTGCGGGGAGAAACTGCTGACCGCGCGAACGAACTCGCGCTCGGGCCGCGCGTGCTGGTCGCGCAGGTGGGGCAGGCGCCGCAGACGCGCACCCTCGAACTGCCGGGGACGATTCACGGCTTTATCGAGACGCCGGTCTATGCGAAGGTCGCCGGCTACCTCAAATCGATCAAGGTGGACAAGGGCGATCGCGTTCATACGGGCGAGTTGCTGGCGACTCTCGAATCACCTGAACTCGATCATCAGGTCGCCAATGCAATCGCGACTTACCGGCTCGCGCAAGTCACCGATCGGCGCAACCAGGAACTGCTGCGCAGCGGCGTAATCGCACGACAGACCGCCGACGAGACACACGCGAATCTGCTCGAGACCAAGGCCACGCTGGATCAATTGGCCGCGACGCGAGATTACGAGCAGATTCGCGCGCCGATGGACGGCGTGGTGACGGCGCGCTACGTCGATCCGGGCGCGCTGATTCCGCAATCGACCGCGCCGACCAGCGCGAATACCGCGCTAATCGCGTTGGCGACGTTGTCGCCGCTGCGAATTTACGCCGACGTGCCGCAGAGCGTCGCACCCTTCGTCAAAGACGGCGACGCGGCCACAATCACGGTGACGGAATATCCCGGGCGGGTCTTTGAGGGCAACGTCACGCGCCATCCGCAGGCGCTCACCAGCGCGACGCGCACGATGCTGATCGAGGTCGATCTGCCCAACGACGACCACGCGCTGCTGCCCGGGATGTACGCCAAGCTGAATTTTCGCGCGACGGTGCCGGAAGGGCCGCCGCTGGTGCCCGACGACGCGCTGGTGTTTCGCGACGGCAAACCTTTCGTCCCGTTGGTCCAGGACAACCGTTTGCGGCTCGCCGCGGTAGCGCTCGGCTATGACGACGGGATCAACGTCGAAGTGACCAAGGGCGTGGCCGCGCAGGACCTGGTCGCGTTGAACGTCGGACAGGCGGCGCGCGACGGCGAACCGGTCCGTCCGATGACCGCGGAGCAGGCGCAGTAG